The Cognaticolwellia beringensis genome segment TCGAGATCATAAGCAATTTGCTTATTTAATTGGCCATCGGCAATTTGCGTTAATACTATGTATTGTTGCGGGGTCAGTTGGCTTAATTGTTTAGCGAGTTTTTGATGAGCTACATCAATTTGTTGGTCAGCATTAAACTCAATATGTTCTGGTAACCAAATATCTCCCTCTAAAACCGTAGCAATGGCTTTTGCTATTGTGGCTAAATCAGCAGATTTAGGTATAAATGCTGCTGCCCCAAAGTTAATCGCTTTTTGCATGGTTTCAGAGTTGTCGTCGGACGATACCATGATCACGACAATGTCAGGAAAATGGTTTTGCAGTTGCGTTAAACCGGTAAAACCGTCGTTACCTGGCATATGCAAATCAAGGAAAACTATTTCTAAGCTATCGTGTTCATTAACAGCTTTAAGTAAGTCGTGAAAGTTATCCACTTCTAGGGTTTCATCATCTTCAATACATTCTACAATTGCCTGCTTTAACGCAGTGCGAAATAGCGGATGATCGTCGGCGATGATTACTTTTGCTTGGTTCATTACAACAGCCTTTTATACGATTAAAACTAAAAACTCTCAAACTACAAAGCGAGAATGATAATAATGCATGATGATACAATATTGATTATCAAAAAAAGAGCCGGTAAAAACCAGCTCTTTTTATTTTTAAATAGTGAATAGCGTTTAGAAACTATAACCTATGGTTAATGAAATGGTTTCAGGGTCGCCGTAATAGCCAATCAGTGTGGTATCACCACCTAAACCAGGGGCATAACTGCCATCATCATTTTGTGCACCTAAGAAGGCGTAGTTACCGACCAAGTATTCTTCATTAGTAATGTTTTTCCAATGAAGTGCTGCAGTCCAATCACCATTGTTGCTATACCAATTAACACCAAAGTTGAGCAGTCCATAACCATCTTGAGTTAATAGGTTATCGGTAACGTTTAAGTCATAGTCACTACGGTAATAGTAGTTACCATTTACAACAAAAGCACCTGCTGAGGTTTCAATATCATAAGAAACACCAAGATTGGCGGTAGTTTCAGGGGTATTAGTAATCGTGAAACTATCGCTAATATCTATTTGACTACCGTCAGTATCAAATGATTTAACTTCTTTAAAAGATGAGTCGATTAAGCCTATGCTAGCAAAAATATTTAAGTTATCTGCTGCAGCATATTCTATTTCTAGCTCTAATCCAGACGCGGTAGATTTACCTATATTACCTAAACGTTGACTCAAAGCACTATTGTCTTCTGTCGGTAAAACGGTAACAAATTGTCTGTCTTTATGATCAAGGTAGAAAGCTGTGGCATTAACTCTTAAGTTATCATTCCACTCACTTTTTACGCCAATTTCAAATGAATCAACTACTTCTGGATCTACGGCTGGCTCAGGACCACTTGCTCTTGGGTTAAAGGTACCGGATTTAAAGCCTTGTGAGTAACTGGCAAAGAACATCATATCGTTCGAATATTGATATTCTGCACCTACACGTGGAGTAAAGCGCGACCAGTCTTCTTTGTCATTTAGTACTTCAGGGAAGGTAACATCACCACGCACGTAACCGGGTATCCAACCACTTTCTGGATAAACAGTTTCAAATGCTAAGCCATTATTAACGTTAGCTGTTTTTTCTTCTGTGGTGTAACGCGCACCTAAAGTCATCGATAATTTTTCGGTAAGGTTGTACGAGCCTTGTGCATAAACAGCATAGCTTTCACTATTGTTACAGCCGGTGACTTCTCGGGTTAACCCAGGTAAAGAGAGTGACTGGCCATAATTCTCTAAAATAGCATCGAAATGGCCACAAGATTCACCATCAAAGTAGTATAAGCCTGAAACAAAAGTTAAATTATCTGAATCATAGTTTAACTGAAATTCTTGGCTGAATTGCTCATCATCATAAATGGCTGGTACATCAAATACACGCTCTGGTGTATTATCAAAATCAATATTTGTTTTTGAGTAATTTTCACGGCTTGAGGTAACTGATTTAACCGACCAAGTATCATTGATATAGTATTCAGCTGTTAGGCTAAAACCTTCAGATTCAACACTATTCCAAGTAGGCATACTGGTGTAAGAGTCATATACGCTGTCGGGTACTGGCGCATCAGTTACGATACTTGGTAGTAAACGATAGCCGCCTTTAGCATTAGAGTCGTCGGTGGTTTTATCATAGTTAAAACGGAAAAATAAATCGTCAGTGGGTTCGAACTCGACGGTAATTCGACCGGCAAAAACATCTTTATTGTAGTTTTCTAAATCTTGATTTGGTAAATCAGATTGTAAAAATTCACCGTACCCATCGCGTGTCAAATTGGCTAAGGCAAAACCTACGTAAAGTTTGTCGTCTATTACTGGGATTTTCCCCGCCACTTTATAATCTTGACGACCATAGTTTCCAAAGGTAGCTTTAAGATCAAGCTCTACATCACCAGACATTTTTTTAGTGACATATTTAATCGCACCACCGATAGTATTTTTTCCATATAAACTACCTTGAGGACCGCGTAATACTTCGATGCGTTCAACGTCAAGAATATCTAATACAGCACCCTGTGGACGGGCAATATAAACATCATCAACATAAATACCTACACCCGGTTCATAGCCCCATAAAGGATCATCTTGACCTACACCACGAATAAAAGCAGTTAACGTTGAGTTAGTACCACGACTAGCTTGTAAGGTAGTATTCGGAGAAAACTGTTGAACTTCAGTCATCGCACTTATACCATTTTGCGCTAACTGTTCAGCGCCAACAGACGTAACCGCTACAGGCACATGTTGCAAGCTTTCTGCCGTTTTTCGAGCCGTAACTTCAATGCGCTCTAATGTTGGATCGTTTTTGATCTGTTGATCTGTTTCTGCCGCCATGATGTTTTGGCTAGTCAGTGCTGCTGAAATTGTTATGGCTAAAACACTCAGCCTTCCGTTAAAACGTTTCATAATAGTTCCCCGTGTTTTAAATCTAATAAATCGCTGATTTGAGCACTTTATTGTTTTTTATTAGTGTGGATAAAACTCTATAGTAAATTTGCTAGAAGATAATTTGTACTATAGTAGTATGCAGTCTACTTATGTTATTAACTTGTTGTATATAAACACTATATATGTGGTTATATTTATTTTTAAAATATATTTTTAGCTTAATTATCTGTTGATTTATATTTTCCAAGCCTCGAGTAAGTACAAAACCGTACTAATTGGCGTGCTAATGACAAAAGGAGCAACGTTTCCTCCGTCGACTTTTTCTGGTGCGACAGCTATGCCATGTCCCATGTTTTCAATTTCAATTAGCTCAACATTTAATTGCTGGTTTTTTCCTTGCCATTGACTGACTTGATAGCCCTGATGTTTTTCAATAGTTGGCTGCTGTGATGATTGAGTTAATTGCGCCCAATGAATGGCAAGTTGCTGTGAGTTTTTAGGGTTAACTACTGCGTCTTTATCACCTGTAAATATCGACAATGGTGGCCAATTCGATTGCGTGCCATTTATCTGTTTAACTAATGTGGTTAATTGAGCAGTATTTTGTGAGGGCCCGCTACGCATGCAGGCAATAGCGGTGATCAAATTATCTGCACAAGGGTAGGGTATGCCAGCAACAATGGCGCCAGCGGTGAATAGCTCGGGATAATTAACCACCATAGAGCTTGCCATCGCGCCACCTGCAGATAAACCGATAATATAAACATTACTAAAGTTATGCTCGGCGTTAACCGTGGTTATCATATTTTTTATCGACAAGCTTTCGCCTTGATTTTTTTCAATATCTTGTGTGGAAAACCAATTGAAGCAACCTTTAATGTTATTGTTCTGACTTTGCTGTGGGATCAGCAGTGAAAACTGCTTTTTTTTTGCTAACGCCAGTAAGCCACTTTGCTCGGCGAGAATTACTCCTTGTTGAACACAGCCATGCAGTAAAACAATAAGGTTTTTATTATTTTTAGTCCCTTGAAAGTAGCTGGCGCTTAGTTCGCCTGGGTTATTGCCAAATTCAATTAATGTTGGTTGTTTAGCAAAACTGTTATCACTAAAAAAGGCTACTGTAATGATGATAAACATCGATAAATATTTATACATATTAATTTTCCATAGTTATTAACTAAAGCTAAAAGCTATAAGTTTGAAGTTATAAGCTAAAAGTTAAGGCGATATAGGGCAATTCAGCTTATCAGCATGGCGTATTAGCTAAAGTTATAGAATGCTACTTTAGTTCCACAGCAATTGGTAAATGATTATTTTAAAAGATAAAACTAGTTGTTTGATAATGATTGGATAAACGCTAAGCTATGCAGGTAAAAGTACTACCCTAATTATTTCGGTTACTTGCATAAGAGACTTCAGCATGACACTTAAGACATTGGCGCAGCGTTTGTTTATTATCAAGCCATTATTAAATCTTACTTTTGCTGCCGGTATTGTTTCGATTGTTATTTTATTTCTCAATGGCTCAATTGAAAATCAAAACCTTTATGCTTTACCTTGTTTATTAGTCGCCGCATGGAGCTTATTATTAAGTGCAATATTGGGCTTATTGGTTAATACTCCAAGTCCTGATAAAACCGTAAAAGGTTGGTTTGCAGGTATGAAAAAAAGGCTAGCAAAAGCTATATTCAATTTTGTGGCTGCCGTGTTTATTTTTACCAGTTTAGCCTTGCTTTATGTGACAATTAAATTGTTGAATTTATGATGTTTTAAGGGGAGATCAACGATAAGAAGTCACTAGTATTACACTGACATATACCTGCCATAAACTTAACCTGTTCTAATACTCTCCTAGATATACACTGCTTAGTACTAAATATTTTTTTGTCATCAATTTCAGTAAAATTATCTCCACATTTAAATACATTTAATTATTTATTAATAAGGCGTTGCATGTAGGCTGTTAGATTTATTAGCGAAATATTTTCATGTTATTGCTGTATTCAACAGTAGGTAAATACAGCTCACTTAGTATACTATCTCCTCAAATCAGTAAATTATTCCGACATAAAAAGAGCAATAAATAATGGAACATGAACAGCACCTAGCCTTACTTGGCGCTATAGCCCAAGGTGATAAAAAGGCGTTTTCAGCGCTTTACCAAAACACCAGTAAACAACTTTATGCGGTGAGTTTAAAAATGTTAGCCCGGAAAGAATTAGCCGAAGAAGCGTTGCAAGAGGCGTATGTGCGTATTTGGCATAACGCGTCGGAGTATCGTGTTGGTAAGGGTACAGTACTGACCTGGATGATCAGTATTGTTCGTTATCGAGCGCTAGATATTTTACGATATAACAAAATTAGAAAAGAAGATGAATTAGACGAGAGTGAAAGCTTTGATCATGACGCCCCTGAGCAAGTAAGTGACTCAGAACAGTTATTATTAGATAAATGCTTGCAGCAACTTGACCAGTCACAACGCCAAGCAATATATTTAGCTTACTTTAATGGCTGTTCTCACCAAGAGGTGGTTAAACACCTAAATAACCCATTGGGTACCATTAAAAGCTGGATAAGACGTGGTCTTACTAGCCTACAAAGTTGTTTAACGTCATGAATTATCAAGCAGAAAACCTCAAAAACGCCTTAGCTGCAGAATATGTACTAGGCACCTTGCGCGGGCCTGCCCGTCAGCGCTTTCAAAAATTGATGATGCAATATCCACCGATCAGTGAGGCAACCACTACTTGGGAGCAGCACTTAAATGCGTTAGGACAAAAAATTCCGCCAGTAACACCTGACGAATCGGTATGGCAGCGCATTGAACAGCAACTAGGCTTTGTTAACGAGTCAACAAAAAGTAATGTTGTGCCAATAACGAAAGCTAAACCTAAAGTTTGGCAAGGCATTGCAGGTTTAGCGTCAGCTGCTGCATTGGTACTTGCTGTGCTGTTAGTGAATATTGAACCAACAACAGCCCCCGATGCTCAACAACTCGCTTTGGTTAATAACGAACAAACCGAACTACTATGGGCGTTGGAAATTGGCACAGACACGATTGATATTCAAGCAACTAAAAGCTTAGTGCCGCAAGCCAATGCTGATTATGAGTTATGGATAGTAGCGGCAGATGGTAGAGCGCCAATATCGTTAGGCTTACTCCCTAAAACGGGCAAGTTAACCTTAAGCAAGCCTGAGTTGTTCGATCAAATTGAGATTGCCGCATTAGCTGTAAGCTTAGAACCGCTTGGTGGTTCACCGAATGGCTCACCAACCACAGTGCTGTATACCTCTAAGCTAGTCACGCTTTAGTGATATTTAATTAGTTTTTAATTTTAAAGCACAACATTTATGAACGAATACAAAAGCGAAACGAAAGTTTCGCTTTTTTTATGACCTAAAAATAAAACCAATAATTAGGTGTTAATTATTGTCACTTCAAATAAATCGTAATTAAATCAAAAATTAAAACACTTTTTGCAGTTATAACCTAAGCTTTAGGTCATCTGCTGCTAAGCGATAATGTAAGCGATAATGTAAGCGATAATGTAAGTGAGAAAAACTGCAGAATTATCCCAATTAGCATAACAGTACCTGTGCAAAGAACATTGCACTTCAATTACGTGAACACGTGAATATGGAAAATTGATAAATTAAATTCAAATAAAAATGCTCATACAAAAGTGTTATTTAATAATGATTTAAGGTGTTAACTCCTAGGTGGCAATAATTAATTGAAAAATAATTTACTTTTTATGCATCCAATTCTGATTTTCAACCGTTTAACTATATGAGCTTTCAAGAAAGTAACCATTAAGAAGTATAAAATTAAAAGGAAACGTCATGAAAAAATTTAAAATAACGCTTATAGCCTCGGTAATAATGAGTGCCACTTTGTCTCAAGCTGTTTCAGCATCAAGTCATCGTGAAGCACCAAACCTAACGCGTATGCCAACAGTAGATTCCACAGATTTTTACGCATTCAATAGTTATGAAGAAGGTCGTGGCGATTATGTCACGTTAATTGCTAACTATATTCCGCTGCAAGACGCTTATGGTGGACCAAACTATTTCGCCATGGATCCAGCAGCATCTTATGATATACATATCGATAACGATGGTGATGCAGTAGAAGATATCACTTTTAGTTTTAACTTCAGCCAAATGTTAGGCAACAATAATGCCGGCATTGCCTTAATGGTTGGTCCAGAGGGCGAGCAGAAATCTGTAGGAGTACCGCTTAAAAATGTTGGTGGTATCAGCATGGCGAATCAAGATGCTGCTAACTTCTCTGAAAGCTACACGGTCAAAATGACTGCTGGCGCTATGGGAACAGGTACCAGTGTTGCCGTTACAAATATGACTTCTGGTGGCGCAAGTTTTGCTAAGCCGTTAGATTATATCGGTAACAAAACATTCACTAATGCCGCGCAGTATGCTGCTTACGCAAATAGTCATGTTTACTCAGCGGCTATTCCCGGTTGTGATGCACCAGCAAAAGTTTTCGTAGGTCAGCGTAAAGACGCATTTACTGTAAACTTAGGTAAAGTATTCGATTTAGTTAACTTTGTTCCTGTTGAGGGCGATAGTGCTCCTGGTGCTGGTGATGCAGGTGGTTTCCCCGGTGGTATTACACAGTCAGCAATGAATGATGATTTAGCTGATAAAAATGTAACCAGTATTGCTATCGAAGTACCTACCGCTTGTTTAACGGGTGAAGGTAATGGCGTAATCGGTAGCTGGACTAGTGCAAGTTTACCGCAAGCTAGAATTTTAAATCCAAACGCTAGTTTCGATAGCACTGAAGTTAACGGCGGAGCAATGACACAGGTTTCTCGTCTTGGTTCTCCTTTAGTAAACGAGCTAGTCATAGGTTTAGCAGATAAAGATAAGTTTTCAACGTCACATCCAAGTAATGATGGGCAGTTCGCTGATTATGTTACACATCCAACACTACCTGAGCTGTTAAATATTCTGTTTAAAGATGCTGTAAATACTACGCTAAATGCCAATATAGAAACCTTAGCGCCGACTAACTTCCCACGGGTTGATTTAGTTACTGCCTTTTTAACGGGTTTCCCTGGTGTGAACCAAATGTCGACAGTTACTGCCTCTGAAATGTTGCGCTTAAACACCGGTATTGCCGCAGTTTCAGCTGATATGCAATCTTCGTTTGGTGTCGCTGGTGATGATTTAGCTGGTTTCCCAAATGGTCGTCGTCCAGGTGATGATGTGGTCGATATCGCACTTCGCGTTGTGATGGGTCGTTTATGTTACCCAATTCCTG includes the following:
- a CDS encoding extracellular catalytic domain type 1 short-chain-length polyhydroxyalkanoate depolymerase; its protein translation is MYKYLSMFIIITVAFFSDNSFAKQPTLIEFGNNPGELSASYFQGTKNNKNLIVLLHGCVQQGVILAEQSGLLALAKKKQFSLLIPQQSQNNNIKGCFNWFSTQDIEKNQGESLSIKNMITTVNAEHNFSNVYIIGLSAGGAMASSMVVNYPELFTAGAIVAGIPYPCADNLITAIACMRSGPSQNTAQLTTLVKQINGTQSNWPPLSIFTGDKDAVVNPKNSQQLAIHWAQLTQSSQQPTIEKHQGYQVSQWQGKNQQLNVELIEIENMGHGIAVAPEKVDGGNVAPFVISTPISTVLYLLEAWKI
- a CDS encoding DUF4331 domain-containing protein, producing MKKFKITLIASVIMSATLSQAVSASSHREAPNLTRMPTVDSTDFYAFNSYEEGRGDYVTLIANYIPLQDAYGGPNYFAMDPAASYDIHIDNDGDAVEDITFSFNFSQMLGNNNAGIALMVGPEGEQKSVGVPLKNVGGISMANQDAANFSESYTVKMTAGAMGTGTSVAVTNMTSGGASFAKPLDYIGNKTFTNAAQYAAYANSHVYSAAIPGCDAPAKVFVGQRKDAFTVNLGKVFDLVNFVPVEGDSAPGAGDAGGFPGGITQSAMNDDLADKNVTSIAIEVPTACLTGEGNGVIGSWTSASLPQARILNPNASFDSTEVNGGAMTQVSRLGSPLVNELVIGLADKDKFSTSHPSNDGQFADYVTHPTLPELLNILFKDAVNTTLNANIETLAPTNFPRVDLVTAFLTGFPGVNQMSTVTASEMLRLNTGIAAVSADMQSSFGVAGDDLAGFPNGRRPGDDVVDIALRVVMGRLCYPIPVNGTDTDLGLCAPEDASVGNVPFTDGAPSNASMIGTSFPYLAMPLPGSE
- a CDS encoding sigma-70 family RNA polymerase sigma factor, coding for MEHEQHLALLGAIAQGDKKAFSALYQNTSKQLYAVSLKMLARKELAEEALQEAYVRIWHNASEYRVGKGTVLTWMISIVRYRALDILRYNKIRKEDELDESESFDHDAPEQVSDSEQLLLDKCLQQLDQSQRQAIYLAYFNGCSHQEVVKHLNNPLGTIKSWIRRGLTSLQSCLTS
- a CDS encoding anti-sigma factor, producing the protein MNYQAENLKNALAAEYVLGTLRGPARQRFQKLMMQYPPISEATTTWEQHLNALGQKIPPVTPDESVWQRIEQQLGFVNESTKSNVVPITKAKPKVWQGIAGLASAAALVLAVLLVNIEPTTAPDAQQLALVNNEQTELLWALEIGTDTIDIQATKSLVPQANADYELWIVAADGRAPISLGLLPKTGKLTLSKPELFDQIEIAALAVSLEPLGGSPNGSPTTVLYTSKLVTL
- a CDS encoding response regulator transcription factor translates to MNQAKVIIADDHPLFRTALKQAIVECIEDDETLEVDNFHDLLKAVNEHDSLEIVFLDLHMPGNDGFTGLTQLQNHFPDIVVIMVSSDDNSETMQKAINFGAAAFIPKSADLATIAKAIATVLEGDIWLPEHIEFNADQQIDVAHQKLAKQLSQLTPQQYIVLTQIADGQLNKQIAYDLDIKETTVKKHVSAILLKLEVNNRTLAGLAYQQLMLSPSQHLNVS
- a CDS encoding TonB-dependent receptor produces the protein MKRFNGRLSVLAITISAALTSQNIMAAETDQQIKNDPTLERIEVTARKTAESLQHVPVAVTSVGAEQLAQNGISAMTEVQQFSPNTTLQASRGTNSTLTAFIRGVGQDDPLWGYEPGVGIYVDDVYIARPQGAVLDILDVERIEVLRGPQGSLYGKNTIGGAIKYVTKKMSGDVELDLKATFGNYGRQDYKVAGKIPVIDDKLYVGFALANLTRDGYGEFLQSDLPNQDLENYNKDVFAGRITVEFEPTDDLFFRFNYDKTTDDSNAKGGYRLLPSIVTDAPVPDSVYDSYTSMPTWNSVESEGFSLTAEYYINDTWSVKSVTSSRENYSKTNIDFDNTPERVFDVPAIYDDEQFSQEFQLNYDSDNLTFVSGLYYFDGESCGHFDAILENYGQSLSLPGLTREVTGCNNSESYAVYAQGSYNLTEKLSMTLGARYTTEEKTANVNNGLAFETVYPESGWIPGYVRGDVTFPEVLNDKEDWSRFTPRVGAEYQYSNDMMFFASYSQGFKSGTFNPRASGPEPAVDPEVVDSFEIGVKSEWNDNLRVNATAFYLDHKDRQFVTVLPTEDNSALSQRLGNIGKSTASGLELEIEYAAADNLNIFASIGLIDSSFKEVKSFDTDGSQIDISDSFTITNTPETTANLGVSYDIETSAGAFVVNGNYYYRSDYDLNVTDNLLTQDGYGLLNFGVNWYSNNGDWTAALHWKNITNEEYLVGNYAFLGAQNDDGSYAPGLGGDTTLIGYYGDPETISLTIGYSF